In Cydia fagiglandana chromosome 3, ilCydFagi1.1, whole genome shotgun sequence, the following are encoded in one genomic region:
- the LOC134680255 gene encoding uncharacterized protein LOC134680255 codes for MPTCVIKCCKNYTDRKKKRDGITFHRINKENKDWTNRLVDIIRKCRHETDWIPSKSSVICSVHFDANDFYTSKGGRLYLVSNAIPKKFLEPSNRQEQYLNVTNTCNFFQKSRLETESILIEEKENSNTKINIDIQNKPVDCEEASDINIENPMIVLYSPKKRNLKESLIKKEILVRKLRKKLRTANQNIKRLQSRNKSLKDILKNLKENNLIDTDLFGKLNEDIIAVNLFNNYNRKKLKKNIKYSPVIKKFCLTLNYYSPKAYDYVRDTFNTCLPHRKTLSKWYGNLKGDPGFTEESFKALKAKSQMSENRPLCSLIFDEVAIRPQPICDDKDDTLEFMEEISGEARDLAKRLDVDELNNFRELIIGYLAVPYGLVTHTLVEDFRLEILWNIGQKDVP; via the exons atgccGACATGCGTGATAAAATGCTGCAAAAATTATACCGATCGCAAGAAAAAACGGGACGGGATAACTTTTCATAG gattaataaagaaaataaagattGGACAAATCGTCTTGTAGATATTATAAGAAAATGCAGACATGAAACCGATTGGATTCCTTCCAAATCAAGCGTGATTTGTAGTGTGCATTTTGATGCAAATGATTTTTATACCTCAAAAGGTGGACGTCTTTATCTTGTTAGCAATGCGATACCAAAGAAG TTTTTGGAGCCTTCGAATCGTCAAGAACAATACTTAAATGTGACAAATACCTGTAACTTTTTCCAAAAG tCAAGACTGGAGACAGAGAGTATATTAATAGAGGAAAAGGAAAATTCCAATACAAAGATCAATATAGATATACAAAAT AAACCTGTCGACTGTGAAGAAGCGTCAGATATAAATATAGAAAACCCTATGATAGTATTATACTCTCCCAAGAAACGCAATTTAAAAGAAAGTCTTATCAAGAAAGAAATCCTTGTTAGAAAACTACGAAAGAAattgaggactgccaaccaaAATATCAAACGACTACAATCTAGGAATAAATCTTTAAAGGACATtctcaaaaatttaaaggaaaataatttaatagacACGGATTTATTTGGTAAATTGAATGAAGACATCATTGCAGTAAATTTGTTTAATAATTAcaatagaaaaaaattaaaaaagaacatCAAATATTCTCCCGTCATAAAAAAATTTTGTCTCACGTTAAACTATTACTCCCCGAAAGCATACGATTACGTAAGAGATACATTTAATACGTGTCTTCCACATAGAAAAACTCTAAGTAAATGGTATGGTAATTTGAAAGGAGACCCTGGATTTACAGAAGAATCTTTCAAAGCCTTGAAAGCAAAATCGCAAATGAGCGAAAACAGACCTCTCTGCTCTTTGATCTTCGATGAGGTTGCGATTAGGCCTCAACCTATTTG TGATGATAAGGACGACACTCTAGAGTTTATGGAAGAAATCTCCGGCGAAGCTAGAGATCTTGCCAAAAGGTTAGACGTGGATGAATTGAACAACTTCAGAGAGCTAATTATCGGATACCTGGCTG TTCCATATGGACTGGTCACACACACACTGGTcgaagactttcgtcttgagatACTGTGGAATATTGGACAAAAAGATGTGCCGTAG